In a genomic window of Acidilobus saccharovorans 345-15:
- a CDS encoding ABC transporter ATP-binding protein, with amino-acid sequence MKLLEVRDLKAYYFTSAGEVKAVDGVSFDLEQGQVLGVVGESGSGKSTLGSVLSNTMRPPLKVVSGEVLFKGVNIFKMHPEELRKVRAAGISIIPQYAMNALNPTSKIRDIVRDLLISHEVPPDEFAYRVKLARERALKLGLPPWVFDRYAIELSGGMRQRVTILISTLLDPEVLIADEPTSALDVVVQRLVIQYLQDLVSEGSIKSMVFITHDIALVNEISTDIAVMYAGQIVEMGPAEDVMTNPRHPYTKVLISNIPEPGVRIAKKRVEGLRGEPPSLISPPSGCRFHPRCPMAKDICSRQAPPTVHLDGGRRAVTCWLYAGGGEAQ; translated from the coding sequence TTGAAGCTGCTCGAGGTAAGGGACCTCAAGGCGTACTACTTCACGTCGGCCGGCGAGGTCAAGGCCGTGGACGGCGTCTCCTTTGACTTGGAGCAGGGGCAGGTCCTGGGAGTCGTGGGCGAGAGCGGCAGCGGGAAGAGCACGCTTGGAAGCGTCCTGTCAAACACCATGAGGCCCCCGCTTAAGGTGGTCTCGGGCGAGGTCCTGTTCAAGGGCGTGAACATCTTTAAGATGCACCCCGAGGAGCTTAGGAAGGTGAGGGCCGCAGGCATATCCATAATTCCCCAGTACGCCATGAACGCCCTGAACCCGACAAGCAAGATAAGGGATATAGTGAGGGACCTGCTGATATCCCATGAAGTTCCACCTGACGAGTTCGCGTACAGGGTGAAGCTGGCGAGGGAGAGGGCCCTGAAGCTCGGCCTTCCCCCGTGGGTCTTTGACAGGTACGCCATAGAGCTCAGCGGCGGCATGAGGCAGAGGGTGACTATCCTAATAAGCACCCTCCTGGACCCTGAGGTCCTTATAGCGGATGAGCCGACCAGCGCGCTTGACGTGGTGGTGCAGAGGCTGGTAATACAGTACCTGCAGGACCTGGTCAGCGAGGGCTCCATAAAGTCCATGGTGTTCATAACTCACGACATAGCCCTGGTGAATGAGATATCGACAGACATAGCGGTCATGTACGCCGGTCAGATAGTGGAGATGGGCCCTGCGGAGGACGTTATGACAAACCCCAGGCACCCCTACACCAAGGTCCTCATATCAAACATACCCGAGCCGGGGGTCAGGATAGCTAAGAAGCGCGTCGAGGGGCTCAGGGGGGAGCCGCCATCCCTGATATCACCTCCCAGCGGCTGCAGGTTCCACCCCAGGTGCCCGATGGCAAAGGACATATGCTCCCGCCAGGCCCCGCCCACAGTTCACTTAGACGGAGGAAGGAGGGCTGTGACGTGCTGGCTCTACGCCGGAGGAGGTGAGGCTCAGTGA
- a CDS encoding ABC transporter permease: MSRRIPRPKVEVQSIRNSLLWSLLRERFFLGGVIVLLIVVVPALLAGVIAPYKDYLAPVGPLNSPPSAKYLLGTTGFGQDVFSQLLFGTQHTLFVATVAAVLATLIGLAIGIIAGFMGGIPDAVLNFLTNTFLVIPTFTILLLIASIVHHPGLQLEAVIIGAFSWPWGARAYRSFALNMRSRDYVTVARLNGMGGLSIALTEIMPQMLPYIAIMLVMTLNGALMADVGLDAIGLGPGNTITLGLMIGYAWGWGALVYNWWWWWMPPVVVIILVATSLTAIAIGMDRVFNPRLRGA; this comes from the coding sequence TTGAGCAGGAGAATCCCAAGGCCTAAGGTTGAGGTCCAGAGCATCAGGAACTCCCTGCTCTGGTCCCTCCTGAGGGAGAGGTTCTTCCTGGGGGGTGTGATAGTTCTCCTTATAGTAGTAGTCCCCGCCCTCCTGGCCGGCGTGATAGCCCCCTACAAGGACTACCTGGCCCCTGTGGGGCCACTGAACAGCCCCCCGTCGGCTAAGTACTTGTTAGGCACTACGGGCTTCGGGCAGGACGTCTTCTCCCAGCTCCTCTTCGGCACGCAGCACACGCTGTTCGTCGCTACAGTGGCGGCCGTCCTGGCCACTCTCATAGGCCTGGCCATAGGCATCATAGCCGGCTTCATGGGGGGCATACCTGACGCCGTGCTCAACTTCCTTACCAACACGTTCCTAGTCATACCCACCTTTACCATACTCCTGCTGATAGCCTCCATAGTTCACCATCCAGGCCTTCAGCTCGAGGCCGTAATAATAGGCGCGTTCTCGTGGCCCTGGGGGGCGAGGGCCTACAGGAGCTTTGCCCTGAACATGAGGAGCAGGGACTACGTCACCGTCGCCAGGCTCAACGGCATGGGCGGGCTGTCCATAGCCCTCACGGAGATAATGCCTCAGATGCTCCCCTACATAGCTATAATGCTCGTGATGACGCTCAACGGGGCGCTCATGGCAGACGTGGGGCTCGACGCCATAGGGCTTGGCCCCGGGAACACCATAACCCTTGGCCTCATGATAGGCTACGCCTGGGGCTGGGGAGCCCTAGTTTACAATTGGTGGTGGTGGTGGATGCCGCCAGTGGTAGTAATAATTCTCGTGGCAACCTCGCTCACGGCAATAGCAATAGGCATGGACAGGGTGTTTAACCCAAGGCTGAGGGGTGCATGA
- a CDS encoding ABC transporter permease, whose protein sequence is MYYLLTWFVAVTVAWIVPRLLPYNAVEITVSQMVRSLTQGSSMISPQEYKEMVNYIEGLFGANEPLWLQYVHFWEDLLHGNLGPSIAFFPATVNKVIAEALPYDLILIIPSTVVAWVIGNILGAQIGYRKTGTITDKASMIAFVAINNIPFFVLGLLLILVFAVDLHWLPATGYTFSAIPRLTWSYLPIFFRHWILPFASVTIVSLGGWVLGMRQLIINEKGSDYMNYGEALGIRPSILSRYAMKNAFLPQITGLALSLGTVVGGSYVLEFIFGYPGMGYIMGIAATDNDYLTVAGVFVVIATVVLLANYIVDILYSVLDPRVRVAEVGE, encoded by the coding sequence TTGTATTACCTGCTTACGTGGTTCGTGGCGGTGACGGTGGCGTGGATCGTCCCTCGCCTCCTGCCCTACAACGCCGTTGAGATCACGGTCTCGCAGATGGTCAGGTCGCTGACCCAGGGCTCCTCCATGATATCGCCACAGGAGTATAAGGAGATGGTCAACTACATAGAGGGGCTCTTCGGCGCCAACGAGCCGCTGTGGCTGCAGTACGTCCACTTCTGGGAGGACCTGCTCCACGGGAACCTCGGGCCCTCGATAGCGTTCTTCCCAGCCACTGTCAACAAGGTTATAGCTGAGGCGCTGCCCTATGACCTTATATTAATAATACCTTCCACGGTGGTGGCCTGGGTCATTGGCAACATACTGGGGGCCCAGATAGGCTACAGGAAGACGGGCACCATAACTGACAAGGCCTCGATGATAGCCTTTGTGGCTATAAACAATATACCGTTCTTCGTGCTTGGCCTCCTGCTCATACTTGTGTTTGCGGTGGACCTCCACTGGCTCCCTGCCACTGGGTACACGTTTTCAGCGATACCCAGGCTCACCTGGTCCTACCTTCCGATATTCTTCAGGCACTGGATACTGCCTTTCGCCTCTGTAACCATAGTCTCGCTAGGCGGCTGGGTCCTCGGCATGAGGCAGCTCATAATTAACGAGAAGGGAAGCGACTACATGAACTACGGCGAGGCCCTGGGGATCCGCCCCTCGATACTGTCGAGGTACGCCATGAAGAACGCCTTCCTGCCTCAGATAACTGGCCTGGCGCTCAGCCTCGGAACCGTGGTGGGCGGCTCCTACGTGCTCGAGTTCATATTTGGCTACCCTGGCATGGGCTACATAATGGGCATAGCTGCCACAGACAACGACTACCTCACAGTGGCCGGGGTCTTCGTCGTTATAGCGACCGTGGTGCTGCTAGCTAACTACATTGTTGACATACTCTACAGCGTGCTTGACCCCAGGGTCAGGGTGGCCGAGGTAGGGGAGTGA
- a CDS encoding ABC transporter substrate-binding protein: MKGRSLGFLGIAVIAVFIIAMAGYLAPAVNFSPVRAQTTTSLISLPPDQTVYAGGVSWSPITTLNPFSTANVIDALELGIVYLPLFLWSPVTLQYYPALGENFTVTSVTVPASMVYGPNATGTVERAALLVWIWPNATWQDGQPVTADDVAFTYYLGKYYPSLAWGWLWSPGPGALLNVTPVNNKEVEFIFNSSPSSPPWGNILAILTSPSYPVLPLHEFYPSLSDFFANASKWSPITWNPNTSQVIGDGPYEIYAYTPSEVVFKKWSGWWGWNIWNVPDNGAYAPTYLADVVITSNPQAISMFESGEMTWGGYFLTNVWQLRTNGIYTYLSHAPWNLQEGPWVTLLINEMYPPYNITLVRRAIAYAINTEQLAQVGENGQEEPANISNGFGFFAPYNIYSKAWGRYINMSIVQKYGWTFNLTEAKLLMDEVAKEYGWHMNSQGYWVTPQGWVVNATIIVPYGWTDWMTDAQLIAQNLSKIGIDASTVFPSYSQWYSDVAEGEYSMSLMWSWSGVIPNTWFEYFLWTTGTAPVGSWAWADMERFNNTAAWQAYNDMREIYTINPDNMSALMPLYDNLLTILLNYTPVIPLLTNGIWYEYSTTYWQGWPNETTGYLFPPAPWDNPGNAYVLVHLYPKGVTITTTTSTTTTPTTTTTTSTTTTTTSTTTTTSTTSTTSTTSTTTTPTTTSTPVPSKKPSYTGLYIGIAVVVIIIVIVAAVLALRRR, from the coding sequence GTGAAAGGCAGGTCTTTAGGATTTCTTGGCATAGCAGTTATAGCGGTCTTCATAATAGCCATGGCAGGGTACCTCGCCCCAGCTGTAAACTTTAGCCCTGTCAGGGCCCAGACTACGACCTCGCTGATTTCGCTGCCTCCGGATCAGACGGTGTACGCGGGCGGCGTAAGCTGGAGCCCAATAACCACGCTCAACCCGTTCTCCACGGCAAACGTGATAGACGCGCTGGAGCTGGGCATAGTGTACTTGCCGCTGTTCCTCTGGTCCCCCGTGACGCTGCAGTACTACCCGGCCCTAGGCGAGAACTTCACGGTAACGTCAGTTACGGTGCCCGCCTCCATGGTCTATGGGCCTAACGCCACGGGCACTGTGGAGAGGGCCGCGCTTCTCGTGTGGATATGGCCTAACGCCACCTGGCAGGACGGCCAGCCTGTGACGGCGGACGACGTTGCCTTCACGTACTACCTAGGCAAGTACTACCCCTCGCTTGCATGGGGCTGGCTGTGGTCCCCAGGGCCTGGGGCGCTGCTGAACGTCACGCCAGTTAACAATAAGGAGGTCGAGTTCATATTCAACAGCTCACCCTCGTCGCCGCCGTGGGGCAACATACTTGCGATACTTACAAGCCCGTCGTACCCGGTGCTCCCGCTTCACGAGTTCTACCCGAGCCTCAGCGACTTCTTCGCCAACGCCTCTAAGTGGAGCCCAATAACTTGGAACCCCAACACGTCACAGGTGATAGGCGACGGCCCATATGAGATATACGCCTACACCCCAAGCGAGGTAGTCTTCAAGAAGTGGAGCGGCTGGTGGGGCTGGAACATATGGAACGTGCCTGACAACGGCGCATACGCTCCAACATACCTGGCGGACGTAGTGATAACCTCAAATCCACAGGCCATATCAATGTTTGAGAGCGGGGAGATGACGTGGGGCGGCTACTTCCTGACCAACGTGTGGCAGCTCAGGACCAACGGTATATACACCTACCTGAGCCACGCTCCATGGAACCTGCAGGAGGGCCCGTGGGTGACGCTCCTCATAAATGAGATGTACCCGCCGTACAACATAACCCTCGTGAGGAGGGCAATAGCATATGCCATAAACACTGAGCAGCTGGCCCAGGTAGGGGAGAACGGGCAGGAGGAGCCAGCTAACATAAGCAACGGATTCGGCTTCTTCGCGCCATACAACATCTACAGCAAGGCGTGGGGCAGGTACATAAACATGAGCATAGTACAGAAGTACGGCTGGACCTTCAACTTAACCGAGGCCAAGCTCCTCATGGACGAGGTGGCTAAGGAGTACGGCTGGCACATGAACTCGCAGGGCTACTGGGTGACGCCGCAGGGATGGGTTGTTAACGCCACAATAATAGTGCCCTACGGCTGGACCGACTGGATGACGGACGCCCAGCTCATAGCCCAGAACCTGTCTAAGATAGGGATTGACGCCTCAACGGTGTTCCCATCATACAGCCAGTGGTACAGCGATGTGGCGGAGGGCGAGTACTCGATGTCACTGATGTGGTCATGGTCGGGCGTAATACCCAACACCTGGTTTGAGTACTTCCTCTGGACCACGGGCACAGCGCCAGTCGGCAGCTGGGCGTGGGCTGACATGGAGAGGTTCAACAACACGGCCGCGTGGCAGGCCTACAACGACATGAGGGAGATATACACAATAAACCCAGACAACATGAGCGCCCTCATGCCGCTCTACGACAACCTGCTAACCATACTGTTAAACTACACGCCCGTCATACCGCTGTTAACTAACGGTATATGGTACGAGTACTCAACCACGTACTGGCAGGGATGGCCCAACGAGACCACGGGCTACCTCTTCCCGCCAGCCCCATGGGACAACCCAGGCAACGCCTACGTGTTAGTGCACCTGTACCCCAAGGGGGTCACAATTACGACCACCACCTCAACAACCACAACACCTACCACAACGACAACCACGTCTACCACCACGACCACCACCTCAACAACCACAACCACCAGTACTACATCAACTACATCTACTACGTCAACAACCACAACACCTACAACTACTTCAACGCCCGTGCCCAGCAAGAAGCCTTCATACACAGGGCTCTACATAGGCATCGCTGTAGTAGTAATAATAATTGTGATAGTGGCGGCCGTTCTGGCCCTTAGGAGAAGATGA
- a CDS encoding GH12 family glycosyl hydrolase domain-containing protein translates to MARGQGIGGWDNIQLVPATNATQLQAVPCIAVSQAPGGPYAQLNLTLPSEVSAVIMTDVWNTRSGGGDVTVRACRTHVSAYVNVSSATASDIYDTVMGYPEIMYGYKPWGQTVTGESPYLQLPQMVGRLPPILAYLNYTLNFTNGRGDFSFDIWVTRSYEPSSVTSGDLEVMVWFYHTPGFNPMGYPAPNATFYVPTFINGTPVNATWQAYVARSIPWTYIAMVLSPPVSSGSIEVPLTQLLGDAGQLYDRLWNYSFNDMYLNDIELGMEYTSLKWPPVDVSVTAWYRLYSFGFLVPLEATTTVTKVVTQTASPMALTSTTTTTTIMTSIITSSVKATSAGRQEANSIYLAAAAAIVGILIGFYLGSRRRAGH, encoded by the coding sequence GTGGCAAGGGGCCAAGGGATAGGTGGATGGGATAACATACAGCTGGTGCCAGCGACTAATGCAACTCAGCTTCAGGCAGTTCCATGCATAGCAGTATCGCAGGCCCCTGGCGGCCCGTACGCTCAGCTCAACCTCACGTTGCCTTCAGAGGTAAGCGCTGTGATTATGACAGACGTCTGGAACACCAGAAGCGGAGGCGGGGATGTCACAGTAAGGGCCTGCAGGACGCACGTCTCAGCTTACGTAAACGTCAGCAGTGCCACCGCGTCAGACATTTATGACACCGTCATGGGCTACCCTGAGATCATGTACGGCTACAAGCCCTGGGGGCAGACGGTCACAGGGGAGTCCCCCTACCTGCAGCTGCCACAAATGGTGGGCCGCCTGCCCCCCATACTGGCCTACCTTAACTACACCCTTAACTTCACTAACGGCAGGGGCGACTTCTCCTTCGACATCTGGGTCACCAGGAGCTATGAGCCATCCTCAGTCACATCAGGGGACCTAGAGGTCATGGTGTGGTTCTACCACACCCCCGGCTTCAACCCCATGGGTTACCCCGCTCCCAACGCGACATTCTACGTGCCGACCTTCATAAATGGAACTCCTGTGAACGCGACGTGGCAGGCCTACGTGGCCAGGAGCATACCGTGGACATACATAGCGATGGTCCTCAGCCCTCCGGTGAGCAGCGGCTCCATAGAGGTTCCGCTGACCCAGCTGCTCGGCGACGCGGGCCAGCTCTACGATAGGCTGTGGAACTACAGCTTTAACGACATGTACCTCAACGACATCGAGCTAGGAATGGAGTACACCTCGCTGAAGTGGCCCCCTGTGGACGTCAGCGTAACCGCGTGGTACAGGCTCTACTCCTTTGGGTTCCTAGTGCCGCTGGAGGCCACAACCACTGTAACGAAGGTAGTGACCCAGACGGCTTCACCTATGGCATTAACTAGCACCACAACCACAACAACTATTATGACATCTATCATCACCAGCTCAGTCAAGGCAACGTCTGCAGGGCGTCAGGAGGCCAACTCCATTTACTTAGCTGCGGCCGCAGCCATAGTAGGCATATTGATTGGCTTTTATTTAGGCAGCAGGCGCAGGGCAGGGCATTAA